From Cannabis sativa cultivar Pink pepper isolate KNU-18-1 chromosome 8, ASM2916894v1, whole genome shotgun sequence, a single genomic window includes:
- the LOC115700879 gene encoding anamorsin homolog: protein MTGSVLALTNDAIVSVSAVSNAIMELGDVGVETRDPLIITQVSLLSQLPVESSSIDIVLSFCRSPESPTDQLFKEILRVLKPGGTILICHSESAIEDADIVTFAIERNLLLSGFSEANSLPPKSILASDVPSFLVKAKKPSWNIGSSFAIKKAPKSSLVVQIDDDDSDLIDEDSLLTEEDLKKPQLPPVGDCEVGATKKACKNCTCGRAEAEEKVEKLGLTDELLNNPQSACGSCGLGDAFRCSTCPYKGLPPFKLGEKVALSGNFLAADI from the exons ATGACGGGCAgcgttctggcacttacaaatgATGCAATCGTATCTGTCAGTGCTGTTTCTAATGCAATAATGGAGCTTGGGGATGTAGGGGTTGAAACGCGGGATCCTTTAATTATTACTCAAGTGTCTTTGCTAA GTCAGTTGCCAGTAGAATCTTCTTCCATCGACATCGTTCTATCTTTTTGTAGATCGCCTGAATCTCCCACTGACCAACTGTTTAAAGAAATTTTAAGAGTGTTGAAGCCTGGTGGAACAATCCTTATTTGCCATTCTGAGTCAGCTATCGAGGATGCAGATATA GTAACTTTTGCTATTGAGCGCAACCTACTATTGTCTGGTTTCTCTGAAGCAAATTCACTTCCACCAAAATCAATTTTGGCATCTGATGTGCCGTCATTTCTG GTTAAGGCTAAGAAGCCTTCTTGGAACATTGGTTCATCCTTTGCCATTAAGAAGGCTCCAAAAAGCTCACTAGTAGTTCAGATTGACGATGATGATTCAGATTTGATTGATGAGGATAGCCTATTAACTGAAGAGGATTTGAAGAAACCTCAACTTCCACCGG TTGGGGATTGTGAAGTTGGAGCTACAAAGAAAGCTTGTAAAAATTGCACATGTGGGAGAGCAGAAGCCGAGGAGAAAGTGGAGAAGTTAGGATTGACTGATGAGCTACTAAACAATCCTCAATCAGCCTGTGGCAGT TGTGGACTGGGAGATGCTTTTCGGTGCAGTACATGTCCATACAAGGGTCTTCCTCCATTCAAACTGGGCGAGAAG GTAGCATTGTCTGGGAACTTTCTTGCAGCAGATATATAG
- the LOC115698669 gene encoding protein COFACTOR ASSEMBLY OF COMPLEX C SUBUNIT B CCB3, chloroplastic encodes MAATSSYLHLKGWPLSIAKPGTSNVTERYMFPTKGTKLSRKVAGRTLCFIKFGTSTNVELTKLDMNPLLKLHDIHSVAEDFKIGISEPSHGISNLVGKMVMLGDLDAATAKLAIGILGPFLSAFSFLFIVRIVMSWYPKVPVGKFPYVLAYAPTEPILVVTRKLIPPLGGVDVTPVVWFGVISFLNEILVGPQGLLVLLSQQVS; translated from the exons ATGGCAGCAACATCTTCTTATCTTCATCTCAAAG GATGGCCACTTTCGATAGCAAAGCCAGGAACTTCAAATGTCACT GAAAGGTACATGTTCCCAACTAAAGGTACTAAGCTGAGTCGAAAAGTTGCAGGGCGTACGTTATGTTTCATCAAATTTGGAACCTCTACTAACGTCGAGCTCACAAAACTCGATATGAATCCTTTGCTGAAGTTACATGACATACATTCAGTTGCAGAAGATTTCAAGATTGGGATCTCAGAACCATCACATGGTATCTCAAATCTTGTTGGGAAAATGGTAATGTTAGGGGACTTGGACGCTGCTACAGCAAAGTTGGCTATTGGCATTTTAGGACCCTTTTTATCAGCATTTTCTTTCTTGTTTATAGTGAGAATAGTCATGTCATGGTATCCAAAAGTTCCAGTGGGGAAGTTCCCATATGTGCTAGCTTATGCTCCTACAGAGCCGATTCTTGTCGTAACTCGAAAACTGATTCCACCCCTTGGTGGAGTGGATGTTACCCCTGTGGTCTGGTTTGGAGTAATTAGTTTTCTTAATGAAATTCTAGTAGGTCCACAAGGGCTTCTTGTCCTTCTGTCTCAACAAGTTAGCTAG